DNA from Candidatus Thorarchaeota archaeon:
GTGGTCCAATGGCTTCCAAGGCCATCGTAGCCATGGCAACAACGCCAAGTAGTAGACTCCCGATTGTTGCAGCTTCACCTCCCAGTGAAACGAATTGCTCCTCAATCACGAATGACAATCCCAAGGCCACTCCAGCTTGACAGAATAGGCAGCTTCCTAGGTATCGTTTGGTCACCCCTGACTCTTTCGCTAACGTAGCGCCCACTCGGGCTCCAAGATATTTTGCACCGGTTCGAACTGTCAGATACAAGGCAGCCACAAGCAAAATAGAAATTAGGCTTGTCGAGACCGTTAAAATATGGGCCATTCTTGCTCCAACCATGGCAAAAAACAGCATTATGATGGGGGACATTATCTTTTGCATGAGATAAGGGACTGTCTCAGCGTCACTGGGGAGTTGTTTGGTAACTATATATCCAAATGCCATAGCAGCGAAAAAATCGCTGAACTCCAAGGCATGCACGATCCCCACAAGCAGGACTATGAATCCTATTTCAGCCTCGAGAATACTAGCGCGATCAGGTTCATACTCAAGAATCTTAGCGTACAAAACACCAAATACACCGCCAATTAATGCGGCACCTAGAATCTTGATCAGTGGAACGAAGAGAATCCATAGCAGAGAGCCGGTAGCAGAATTGTAAATCCATAACGCATATGCAATAGCAGAATTGGTAAGAATAATTGCAACGATGTCATCAACAGTGAGCACAAACATAAGTGATGATGTCAATGGGCCTTTACATTCGCCCTCCCAAACGATATCGGCAGTTGCGGCAGGAGATGTGGCGCTTGCGATAGCACCGAAAAGAAACGCCCAGTGTAGTTCACCAACGAAAAAGTATGTTACAAAACTGACAAGCAAGAAAGTAGCTGTGGCTTCAATGATGACAATGATAGAGAGCTTATTTATCCGGTTACCAAGGTTCCCTTGATGCAATTCCTGACCAATATTATAACCAATTAGGCCAAGCGCAAGAGGTACAACCAAGCTTAGAAAACGAACCGCATTTTCTGTGAAAATACCAACTACCCCAAGAATGATGCCCGCGATCATGAATCCCAATGTTTGAGGGATTCCGACCCTTCTCAGCAAAGTTGCACCAACATAGGCAAAAACAATCGCAGCTCCAATTATCAAAAGGGGGTTTGTCCAAAGGAAAAACTGCAATATTATATTATCTCCATGTCGATTTTACTTAAGATATGCAGTTGCCAATGCCACCTAATTTTAAGACTTTACAAATGCGATGTAGTAGATTATATGATTAATTCAATAGTGAATAGAATTCCAAGTAGTTACAAATCGAGTGGGTTCCGTCCACGTATCAACACAAAACTAGATATCGATGGCAGAATAGCCAAATCGCTTAATAGCTTTCAATCTGTTCATATTGAGAGAATGTCTGGTCATGATTTCCCAAGACGAAATCAAGAAGAGAATTATAGAGCTTGCTCCAGATGATATTGACTTGATAGTGGTTTTCGGTTCACAGGCTCGAGGGACAGATACTGAAATGAGTGATTTGGACATTGCAATTGGTGCGAGTGGCCTAGACCGAAATGAGAGATTTGATCTTCGATTGCGTGCAATCTCACAGTTTGAAGGCCCTCAACAAGATGTAGATGTTGTATTAATGCAAGACATAAACTGGTCTTTGAAATATCGAATTGCTCGTGATGGAAAAGTCCTATACGACAGAACAGGAAACAAGTGGGCATATTTTGTTTAGAGCATGTTGAAATATTATCCAGATTACAGAATCTTCGAGGAACGTTTTCTGAAGGAATCTTTGGAGGGAGTTTGATAATTGGCCATTGATGAAATCATGGTTAAAAGACGATTGGCTTCAATCCTGGAAGAGTGCCAGTTCATTGAGCAACTGGAGGAGATGACTCATGATGAGTTCATTGGTGACGGACGAAACCTAAGAGCCTCAGCAAAAGCGATAGAGAACATCACTCAGTCAATAGTAGACATTAGCAGTCACATAATTGCTCAAAATAACTGGGGTATTCCCGAGACTTACAAACAGACTATTGAACTACTAAAAACTCACAAGGTGATTCCGAAGAATCTTTCAGAGAATCTGAAGAACTTGGTCTCGATGAGGAACATACTTGTTTACC
Protein-coding regions in this window:
- a CDS encoding cation:proton antiporter, whose protein sequence is MQFFLWTNPLLIIGAAIVFAYVGATLLRRVGIPQTLGFMIAGIILGVVGIFTENAVRFLSLVVPLALGLIGYNIGQELHQGNLGNRINKLSIIVIIEATATFLLVSFVTYFFVGELHWAFLFGAIASATSPAATADIVWEGECKGPLTSSLMFVLTVDDIVAIILTNSAIAYALWIYNSATGSLLWILFVPLIKILGAALIGGVFGVLYAKILEYEPDRASILEAEIGFIVLLVGIVHALEFSDFFAAMAFGYIVTKQLPSDAETVPYLMQKIMSPIIMLFFAMVGARMAHILTVSTSLISILLVAALYLTVRTGAKYLGARVGATLAKESGVTKRYLGSCLFCQAGVALGLSFVIEEQFVSLGGEAATIGSLLLGVVAMATMALEAIGPLAVKWSLLNAGELPADGDAFDPHTLESCENLQDDEPSNACGAEAKKQGTKKQEQ
- a CDS encoding nucleotidyltransferase domain-containing protein; its protein translation is MISQDEIKKRIIELAPDDIDLIVVFGSQARGTDTEMSDLDIAIGASGLDRNERFDLRLRAISQFEGPQQDVDVVLMQDINWSLKYRIARDGKVLYDRTGNKWAYFV
- a CDS encoding DUF86 domain-containing protein, with amino-acid sequence MAIDEIMVKRRLASILEECQFIEQLEEMTHDEFIGDGRNLRASAKAIENITQSIVDISSHIIAQNNWGIPETYKQTIELLKTHKVIPKNLSENLKNLVSMRNILVYRYIDADYDILWNSLQRISSDTRSYVSFMREYLNQK